A single Lactuca sativa cultivar Salinas chromosome 8, Lsat_Salinas_v11, whole genome shotgun sequence DNA region contains:
- the LOC111899225 gene encoding aldehyde dehydrogenase family 2 member C4 isoform X1 — MAEGSNGNINSEIYKKIPSIKFTKLFINGDFVDSVSGKTFDTINPGTEEVIAKIAEGDKEDVDLAVKAAREAFDHGSWPRMPGCERGKIMNKFADLIDENLEELAALETIDAGKVFSFETDVDIPDVSKELRYFAGAADKIHGRTLKLSRPFQGYTLLEPIGVVGLIIPWNFPSGMFILKCAPALAAGCTMVVKPAEQAPLSALYLVHLAKLAGIPNGVVNVVTGFGHTAGSAVASHMDINSVSFTGSTEVGRLIMHAAANSNLKTVSLELGGKSPLLIFNDANVDEAADLALFGSLANKGEICVCTSRVFVQEGIYDELVIKLVEKAKTWVVGDPFDPKTQQGPQVDKKQYERILSYIDHGKREGASLLVGGRPCGDKGYYIEPTIFENVKDDMLIAKDEIFGPVMALMKFKTTEEVITRANATTYGLAAGIITNDLNIANRVSRSIKAGVIWINCYHNFDSGCPVGGYKMSGFGKDHGVEALEKYLQTKAVVTPIYDSPWL; from the exons GAAAAACATTTGATACGATAAATCCGGGTACAGAAGAAGTGATAGCAAAGATCGCAGAAGGAGATAAAGAAGATGTCGATTTGGCGGTAAAAGCTGCCCGAGAAGCTTTTGATCATGGTTCTTGGCCTCGTATGCCCGGATGT GAGAGGGGTAAAATAATGAACAAATTTGCGGATTTAATCGATGAAAACCTTGAAGAATTAGCAGCATTGGAAACGATTGATGCGGGTAAAGTTTTTAGTTTTGAAACCGATGTTGACATCCCCGATGTATCAAAAGAACTTCGTTACTTTGCTGGGGCAGCAGATAAAATTCACGGAAGAACTTTGAAATTGTCTCGCCCATTTCAAGGCTACACTTTACTTGAACCTATTGGAGTTGTTGGCCTTATAATCCCCTGGAACTTCCCTAGTGGCATGTTCATTCTTAAATGTGCACCGGCTTTAGCCGCCGGTTGCACCATGGTCGTCAAGCCAGCCGAACAAGCGCCCCTCTCGGCTCTCTACTTGGTCCATTTGGCTAAACTA GCGGGGATCCCGAATGGTGTTGTCAATGTTGTGACAGGATTTGGGCATACCGCGGGTTCTGCTGTCGCTTCGCATATGGATATAAATAGT GTTAGTTTTACTGGCTCAACGGAAGTCGGACGATTAATAATGCACGCTGCAGCTAACAGCAATTTGAAAACAGTTTCCTTAGAACTCGGGGGGAAATCCCCTCTCCTGATTTTTAACGATGCAAATGTCGACGAAGCTGCGGATCTTGCTCTCTTTGGGAGTCTTGCTAACAag GGAGAAATTTGTGTTTGTACTTCACGTGTTTTTGTTCAAGAAGGCATTTACGATGAGCTTGTGATAAAATTGGTTGAAAAGGCAAAAACATGGGTCGTTGGTGATCCTTTTGATCCTAAGACGCAACAAGGACCCCAA GTGGATAAGAAACAATATGAGAGAATACTTTCATACATTGATCATGGAAAGAGAGAAGGTGCTTCGTTGTTAGTTGGTGGTAGGCCTTGTGGTGACAAGGGATATTATATCGAGCCAACAATCTTTGAAAATGTTAAG GATGATATGCTTATTGCAAAGGATGAAATCTTTGGTCCAGTTATGGCTCTTATGAAATTCAA GACAACTGAAGAGGTGATTACAAGAGCAAATGCAACGACATATGGTCTAGCAGCTGGAATCATTACTAATGACTTGAATATAGCCAATCGGGTCTCGAGATCAATTAAGGCAGGTGTCATATGGATAAATTGTTACCATAATTTTGATTCGGGGTGCCCTGTTGGAGGTTACAAAATGAGTGGATTTGGAAAGGATCATGGTGTGGAAGCCCTAGAGAAGTATCTTCAAACAAAAGCTGTTGTGACTCCCATTTACGATTCACCATGGTTGTAA
- the LOC111899225 gene encoding aldehyde dehydrogenase family 2 member C4 isoform X2 yields MEILLIPFQERGKIMNKFADLIDENLEELAALETIDAGKVFSFETDVDIPDVSKELRYFAGAADKIHGRTLKLSRPFQGYTLLEPIGVVGLIIPWNFPSGMFILKCAPALAAGCTMVVKPAEQAPLSALYLVHLAKLAGIPNGVVNVVTGFGHTAGSAVASHMDINSVSFTGSTEVGRLIMHAAANSNLKTVSLELGGKSPLLIFNDANVDEAADLALFGSLANKGEICVCTSRVFVQEGIYDELVIKLVEKAKTWVVGDPFDPKTQQGPQVDKKQYERILSYIDHGKREGASLLVGGRPCGDKGYYIEPTIFENVKDDMLIAKDEIFGPVMALMKFKTTEEVITRANATTYGLAAGIITNDLNIANRVSRSIKAGVIWINCYHNFDSGCPVGGYKMSGFGKDHGVEALEKYLQTKAVVTPIYDSPWL; encoded by the exons GAGAGGGGTAAAATAATGAACAAATTTGCGGATTTAATCGATGAAAACCTTGAAGAATTAGCAGCATTGGAAACGATTGATGCGGGTAAAGTTTTTAGTTTTGAAACCGATGTTGACATCCCCGATGTATCAAAAGAACTTCGTTACTTTGCTGGGGCAGCAGATAAAATTCACGGAAGAACTTTGAAATTGTCTCGCCCATTTCAAGGCTACACTTTACTTGAACCTATTGGAGTTGTTGGCCTTATAATCCCCTGGAACTTCCCTAGTGGCATGTTCATTCTTAAATGTGCACCGGCTTTAGCCGCCGGTTGCACCATGGTCGTCAAGCCAGCCGAACAAGCGCCCCTCTCGGCTCTCTACTTGGTCCATTTGGCTAAACTA GCGGGGATCCCGAATGGTGTTGTCAATGTTGTGACAGGATTTGGGCATACCGCGGGTTCTGCTGTCGCTTCGCATATGGATATAAATAGT GTTAGTTTTACTGGCTCAACGGAAGTCGGACGATTAATAATGCACGCTGCAGCTAACAGCAATTTGAAAACAGTTTCCTTAGAACTCGGGGGGAAATCCCCTCTCCTGATTTTTAACGATGCAAATGTCGACGAAGCTGCGGATCTTGCTCTCTTTGGGAGTCTTGCTAACAag GGAGAAATTTGTGTTTGTACTTCACGTGTTTTTGTTCAAGAAGGCATTTACGATGAGCTTGTGATAAAATTGGTTGAAAAGGCAAAAACATGGGTCGTTGGTGATCCTTTTGATCCTAAGACGCAACAAGGACCCCAA GTGGATAAGAAACAATATGAGAGAATACTTTCATACATTGATCATGGAAAGAGAGAAGGTGCTTCGTTGTTAGTTGGTGGTAGGCCTTGTGGTGACAAGGGATATTATATCGAGCCAACAATCTTTGAAAATGTTAAG GATGATATGCTTATTGCAAAGGATGAAATCTTTGGTCCAGTTATGGCTCTTATGAAATTCAA GACAACTGAAGAGGTGATTACAAGAGCAAATGCAACGACATATGGTCTAGCAGCTGGAATCATTACTAATGACTTGAATATAGCCAATCGGGTCTCGAGATCAATTAAGGCAGGTGTCATATGGATAAATTGTTACCATAATTTTGATTCGGGGTGCCCTGTTGGAGGTTACAAAATGAGTGGATTTGGAAAGGATCATGGTGTGGAAGCCCTAGAGAAGTATCTTCAAACAAAAGCTGTTGTGACTCCCATTTACGATTCACCATGGTTGTAA